A region of Mycteria americana isolate JAX WOST 10 ecotype Jacksonville Zoo and Gardens chromosome 11, USCA_MyAme_1.0, whole genome shotgun sequence DNA encodes the following proteins:
- the LOC142415492 gene encoding 6-phosphofructo-2-kinase/fructose-2,6-bisphosphatase 4 isoform X1 has product MAAASPARELTQNPLQKTWEPYDNGLPAGHSAQRGVCMTNCPTLIVMVGLPARGKTYISKKLTRYLNWIGVPTKEFNVGQYRRDLVKKYKSFEFFLPDNEEGLKIRKQCALAALNDVRQYLSEENGHVAVFDATNTTRERRETIYKFGEENGYKTFFVESVCVDPEVIAANIVQVKLGSPDYVDCSNDEATEDFMKRIECYKNSYETLDETLDKDLSYIKIMDVGRSYLVNRVMDHIQSRIVYYLMNIHVTPRSIYLCRHGESELNLKGRIGGDPGLSVRGKEFAKSLAQFINEQNIKDLKVWTSQMKRTIQTAEALGVPYEQWKVLNEIDAGVCEEMTYEEIQENYPLEFALRDQDKYRYRYPKGESYEDLVQRLEPVIMELERQENVLVICHQAVMRCLLAYFLDKPAEQLPYLKCPLHTVLKLTPVAYGCKVESIFLNVEAVNTHRDKPENVGVDRSREEALRTVPNHL; this is encoded by the exons ATGGCGGCGGCGTCGCCGGCGCGGGAGCTCACGCAGAACCCGCTGCAGAAGACGTGGGAGCCCTACGACaacgggctgccggcggggcacAGCGCCCAGCGCGGCG tatGTATGACCAATTGCCCTACTCTGATTGTCATGGTGGGTCTCCCAGCAAGAGGAAAAACCTACATCTCGAAGAAGCTGACACGCTATTTAAATTGGATTGGAGTGCCTACAAAAG AATTTAATGTTGGTCAGTATCGTCGAGATTTGGTGAAAAAGTATAAATCTTTTGAATTCTTCCTGCCTGACAATGAAGAAGGCTTGAAAATCAGGAA acaGTGTGCCTTAGCAGCGCTGAATGACGTCCGACAGTACCTCAGTGAAGAAAATGGGCACGTGGCT GTCTTTGATGCTACAAACACAACTCGAGAACGTAGAGAAACTATTTACAAATTTGGTGAAGAAAATGGATATAAG actttttttgttgaATCAGTATGTGTAGATCCAGAGGTCATTGCTGCAAACATTGTG caagTGAAGCTGGGTAGTCCTGACTATGTTGATTGTAGTAATGATGAAGCAACAGAAGACTTCATGAAAAGAATAGAGTGCTACAAGAACTCGTATGAGACATTAGATGAAACTCTTGACAA GGATCTTTCTTACATTAAAATTATGGATGTTGGAAGGAGTTACCTTGTGAACAGAGTAATGGATCACATTCAGAGTCGGATTGTCTACTACCTCATGAATATCCATGTGACTCCTCGGTCAATCTACCTCTGTCGACATGGAGAAAGTGAACTCAATCTGAAAGGGAGAATAGGAGGAGATCCTGGACTGTCTGTCAGGGGGAAAGAA tttgccAAAAGCTTGGCACAGTTTATTAATGAGCAAAATATCAAAGATCTGAAAGTTTGGACCAGCCAGATGAAAAGGACAATTCAGACTGCTGAAGCCTTGGGTGTGCCTTATGAGCAGTGGAAGGTTTTGAATGAGATAGATGCA GGAGTGTGTGAAGAAATGACATatgaagaaatacaggaaaattatCCGCTTGAATTTGCACTGAGAGACCAAGATAAATACAGATACAGATACCCTAAAGGAGAG TCCTACGAAGATCTTGTTCAGAGACTGGAGCCGGTAATTATGGAACTTGAAAGGCAGGAAAATGTGCTTGTCATATGTCACCAAGCTGTCATGCGCTGTTTGCTCGCATATTTTCTTGACAAGCCTGCAG AACAACTGCCTTACCTGAAGTGCCCGCTGCATACTGTCTTAAAGCTAACCCCGGTGGCTTATG GATGTAAAGTAGAATCTATATTCCTGAATGTTGAAGctgtaaacacacacagagataaaCCTGAg
- the LOC142415492 gene encoding 6-phosphofructo-2-kinase/fructose-2,6-bisphosphatase 4 isoform X4: MAAASPARELTQNPLQKTWEPYDNGLPAGHSAQRGVCMTNCPTLIVMVGLPARGKTYISKKLTRYLNWIGVPTKEFNVGQYRRDLVKKYKSFEFFLPDNEEGLKIRKQCALAALNDVRQYLSEENGHVAVFDATNTTRERRETIYKFGEENGYKTFFVESVCVDPEVIAANIVQVKLGSPDYVDCSNDEATEDFMKRIECYKNSYETLDETLDKDLSYIKIMDVGRSYLVNRVMDHIQSRIVYYLMNIHVTPRSIYLCRHGESELNLKGRIGGDPGLSVRGKEFAKSLAQFINEQNIKDLKVWTSQMKRTIQTAEALGVPYEQWKVLNEIDAGVCEEMTYEEIQENYPLEFALRDQDKYRYRYPKGESYEDLVQRLEPVIMELERQENVLVICHQAVMRCLLAYFLDKPAEQLPYLKCPLHTVLKLTPVAYGLKLS; the protein is encoded by the exons ATGGCGGCGGCGTCGCCGGCGCGGGAGCTCACGCAGAACCCGCTGCAGAAGACGTGGGAGCCCTACGACaacgggctgccggcggggcacAGCGCCCAGCGCGGCG tatGTATGACCAATTGCCCTACTCTGATTGTCATGGTGGGTCTCCCAGCAAGAGGAAAAACCTACATCTCGAAGAAGCTGACACGCTATTTAAATTGGATTGGAGTGCCTACAAAAG AATTTAATGTTGGTCAGTATCGTCGAGATTTGGTGAAAAAGTATAAATCTTTTGAATTCTTCCTGCCTGACAATGAAGAAGGCTTGAAAATCAGGAA acaGTGTGCCTTAGCAGCGCTGAATGACGTCCGACAGTACCTCAGTGAAGAAAATGGGCACGTGGCT GTCTTTGATGCTACAAACACAACTCGAGAACGTAGAGAAACTATTTACAAATTTGGTGAAGAAAATGGATATAAG actttttttgttgaATCAGTATGTGTAGATCCAGAGGTCATTGCTGCAAACATTGTG caagTGAAGCTGGGTAGTCCTGACTATGTTGATTGTAGTAATGATGAAGCAACAGAAGACTTCATGAAAAGAATAGAGTGCTACAAGAACTCGTATGAGACATTAGATGAAACTCTTGACAA GGATCTTTCTTACATTAAAATTATGGATGTTGGAAGGAGTTACCTTGTGAACAGAGTAATGGATCACATTCAGAGTCGGATTGTCTACTACCTCATGAATATCCATGTGACTCCTCGGTCAATCTACCTCTGTCGACATGGAGAAAGTGAACTCAATCTGAAAGGGAGAATAGGAGGAGATCCTGGACTGTCTGTCAGGGGGAAAGAA tttgccAAAAGCTTGGCACAGTTTATTAATGAGCAAAATATCAAAGATCTGAAAGTTTGGACCAGCCAGATGAAAAGGACAATTCAGACTGCTGAAGCCTTGGGTGTGCCTTATGAGCAGTGGAAGGTTTTGAATGAGATAGATGCA GGAGTGTGTGAAGAAATGACATatgaagaaatacaggaaaattatCCGCTTGAATTTGCACTGAGAGACCAAGATAAATACAGATACAGATACCCTAAAGGAGAG TCCTACGAAGATCTTGTTCAGAGACTGGAGCCGGTAATTATGGAACTTGAAAGGCAGGAAAATGTGCTTGTCATATGTCACCAAGCTGTCATGCGCTGTTTGCTCGCATATTTTCTTGACAAGCCTGCAG AACAACTGCCTTACCTGAAGTGCCCGCTGCATACTGTCTTAAAGCTAACCCCGGTGGCTTATG gtcttAAACTCAGCTAG
- the LOC142415492 gene encoding 6-phosphofructo-2-kinase/fructose-2,6-bisphosphatase 4 isoform X2 encodes MAAASPARELTQNPLQKTWEPYDNGLPAGHSAQRGVCMTNCPTLIVMVGLPARGKTYISKKLTRYLNWIGVPTKEFNVGQYRRDLVKKYKSFEFFLPDNEEGLKIRKQCALAALNDVRQYLSEENGHVAVFDATNTTRERRETIYKFGEENGYKTFFVESVCVDPEVIAANIVQVKLGSPDYVDCSNDEATEDFMKRIECYKNSYETLDETLDKDLSYIKIMDVGRSYLVNRVMDHIQSRIVYYLMNIHVTPRSIYLCRHGESELNLKGRIGGDPGLSVRGKEFAKSLAQFINEQNIKDLKVWTSQMKRTIQTAEALGVPYEQWKVLNEIDAGVCEEMTYEEIQENYPLEFALRDQDKYRYRYPKGESYEDLVQRLEPVIMELERQENVLVICHQAVMRCLLAYFLDKPAEQLPYLKCPLHTVLKLTPVAYGCKVESIFLNVEAVNTHRDKPENVDISRPPEDALVTVPAHQ; translated from the exons ATGGCGGCGGCGTCGCCGGCGCGGGAGCTCACGCAGAACCCGCTGCAGAAGACGTGGGAGCCCTACGACaacgggctgccggcggggcacAGCGCCCAGCGCGGCG tatGTATGACCAATTGCCCTACTCTGATTGTCATGGTGGGTCTCCCAGCAAGAGGAAAAACCTACATCTCGAAGAAGCTGACACGCTATTTAAATTGGATTGGAGTGCCTACAAAAG AATTTAATGTTGGTCAGTATCGTCGAGATTTGGTGAAAAAGTATAAATCTTTTGAATTCTTCCTGCCTGACAATGAAGAAGGCTTGAAAATCAGGAA acaGTGTGCCTTAGCAGCGCTGAATGACGTCCGACAGTACCTCAGTGAAGAAAATGGGCACGTGGCT GTCTTTGATGCTACAAACACAACTCGAGAACGTAGAGAAACTATTTACAAATTTGGTGAAGAAAATGGATATAAG actttttttgttgaATCAGTATGTGTAGATCCAGAGGTCATTGCTGCAAACATTGTG caagTGAAGCTGGGTAGTCCTGACTATGTTGATTGTAGTAATGATGAAGCAACAGAAGACTTCATGAAAAGAATAGAGTGCTACAAGAACTCGTATGAGACATTAGATGAAACTCTTGACAA GGATCTTTCTTACATTAAAATTATGGATGTTGGAAGGAGTTACCTTGTGAACAGAGTAATGGATCACATTCAGAGTCGGATTGTCTACTACCTCATGAATATCCATGTGACTCCTCGGTCAATCTACCTCTGTCGACATGGAGAAAGTGAACTCAATCTGAAAGGGAGAATAGGAGGAGATCCTGGACTGTCTGTCAGGGGGAAAGAA tttgccAAAAGCTTGGCACAGTTTATTAATGAGCAAAATATCAAAGATCTGAAAGTTTGGACCAGCCAGATGAAAAGGACAATTCAGACTGCTGAAGCCTTGGGTGTGCCTTATGAGCAGTGGAAGGTTTTGAATGAGATAGATGCA GGAGTGTGTGAAGAAATGACATatgaagaaatacaggaaaattatCCGCTTGAATTTGCACTGAGAGACCAAGATAAATACAGATACAGATACCCTAAAGGAGAG TCCTACGAAGATCTTGTTCAGAGACTGGAGCCGGTAATTATGGAACTTGAAAGGCAGGAAAATGTGCTTGTCATATGTCACCAAGCTGTCATGCGCTGTTTGCTCGCATATTTTCTTGACAAGCCTGCAG AACAACTGCCTTACCTGAAGTGCCCGCTGCATACTGTCTTAAAGCTAACCCCGGTGGCTTATG GATGTAAAGTAGAATCTATATTCCTGAATGTTGAAGctgtaaacacacacagagataaaCCTGAg AATGTAGACATTTCCAGACCTCCCGAGGACGCTCTTGTAACAGTCCCTGCTCATCAGTGA
- the LOC142415492 gene encoding 6-phosphofructo-2-kinase/fructose-2,6-bisphosphatase 4 isoform X3, with protein sequence MWGCRRRRGCPQGRHCRVCMTNCPTLIVMVGLPARGKTYISKKLTRYLNWIGVPTKEFNVGQYRRDLVKKYKSFEFFLPDNEEGLKIRKQCALAALNDVRQYLSEENGHVAVFDATNTTRERRETIYKFGEENGYKTFFVESVCVDPEVIAANIVQVKLGSPDYVDCSNDEATEDFMKRIECYKNSYETLDETLDKDLSYIKIMDVGRSYLVNRVMDHIQSRIVYYLMNIHVTPRSIYLCRHGESELNLKGRIGGDPGLSVRGKEFAKSLAQFINEQNIKDLKVWTSQMKRTIQTAEALGVPYEQWKVLNEIDAGVCEEMTYEEIQENYPLEFALRDQDKYRYRYPKGESYEDLVQRLEPVIMELERQENVLVICHQAVMRCLLAYFLDKPAEQLPYLKCPLHTVLKLTPVAYGCKVESIFLNVEAVNTHRDKPENVGVDRSREEALRTVPNHL encoded by the exons tatGTATGACCAATTGCCCTACTCTGATTGTCATGGTGGGTCTCCCAGCAAGAGGAAAAACCTACATCTCGAAGAAGCTGACACGCTATTTAAATTGGATTGGAGTGCCTACAAAAG AATTTAATGTTGGTCAGTATCGTCGAGATTTGGTGAAAAAGTATAAATCTTTTGAATTCTTCCTGCCTGACAATGAAGAAGGCTTGAAAATCAGGAA acaGTGTGCCTTAGCAGCGCTGAATGACGTCCGACAGTACCTCAGTGAAGAAAATGGGCACGTGGCT GTCTTTGATGCTACAAACACAACTCGAGAACGTAGAGAAACTATTTACAAATTTGGTGAAGAAAATGGATATAAG actttttttgttgaATCAGTATGTGTAGATCCAGAGGTCATTGCTGCAAACATTGTG caagTGAAGCTGGGTAGTCCTGACTATGTTGATTGTAGTAATGATGAAGCAACAGAAGACTTCATGAAAAGAATAGAGTGCTACAAGAACTCGTATGAGACATTAGATGAAACTCTTGACAA GGATCTTTCTTACATTAAAATTATGGATGTTGGAAGGAGTTACCTTGTGAACAGAGTAATGGATCACATTCAGAGTCGGATTGTCTACTACCTCATGAATATCCATGTGACTCCTCGGTCAATCTACCTCTGTCGACATGGAGAAAGTGAACTCAATCTGAAAGGGAGAATAGGAGGAGATCCTGGACTGTCTGTCAGGGGGAAAGAA tttgccAAAAGCTTGGCACAGTTTATTAATGAGCAAAATATCAAAGATCTGAAAGTTTGGACCAGCCAGATGAAAAGGACAATTCAGACTGCTGAAGCCTTGGGTGTGCCTTATGAGCAGTGGAAGGTTTTGAATGAGATAGATGCA GGAGTGTGTGAAGAAATGACATatgaagaaatacaggaaaattatCCGCTTGAATTTGCACTGAGAGACCAAGATAAATACAGATACAGATACCCTAAAGGAGAG TCCTACGAAGATCTTGTTCAGAGACTGGAGCCGGTAATTATGGAACTTGAAAGGCAGGAAAATGTGCTTGTCATATGTCACCAAGCTGTCATGCGCTGTTTGCTCGCATATTTTCTTGACAAGCCTGCAG AACAACTGCCTTACCTGAAGTGCCCGCTGCATACTGTCTTAAAGCTAACCCCGGTGGCTTATG GATGTAAAGTAGAATCTATATTCCTGAATGTTGAAGctgtaaacacacacagagataaaCCTGAg
- the LOC142415492 gene encoding 6-phosphofructo-2-kinase/fructose-2,6-bisphosphatase 4 isoform X5 produces MTNCPTLIVMVGLPARGKTYISKKLTRYLNWIGVPTKEFNVGQYRRDLVKKYKSFEFFLPDNEEGLKIRKQCALAALNDVRQYLSEENGHVAVFDATNTTRERRETIYKFGEENGYKTFFVESVCVDPEVIAANIVQVKLGSPDYVDCSNDEATEDFMKRIECYKNSYETLDETLDKDLSYIKIMDVGRSYLVNRVMDHIQSRIVYYLMNIHVTPRSIYLCRHGESELNLKGRIGGDPGLSVRGKEFAKSLAQFINEQNIKDLKVWTSQMKRTIQTAEALGVPYEQWKVLNEIDAGVCEEMTYEEIQENYPLEFALRDQDKYRYRYPKGESYEDLVQRLEPVIMELERQENVLVICHQAVMRCLLAYFLDKPAEQLPYLKCPLHTVLKLTPVAYGCKVESIFLNVEAVNTHRDKPENVGVDRSREEALRTVPNHL; encoded by the exons ATGACCAATTGCCCTACTCTGATTGTCATGGTGGGTCTCCCAGCAAGAGGAAAAACCTACATCTCGAAGAAGCTGACACGCTATTTAAATTGGATTGGAGTGCCTACAAAAG AATTTAATGTTGGTCAGTATCGTCGAGATTTGGTGAAAAAGTATAAATCTTTTGAATTCTTCCTGCCTGACAATGAAGAAGGCTTGAAAATCAGGAA acaGTGTGCCTTAGCAGCGCTGAATGACGTCCGACAGTACCTCAGTGAAGAAAATGGGCACGTGGCT GTCTTTGATGCTACAAACACAACTCGAGAACGTAGAGAAACTATTTACAAATTTGGTGAAGAAAATGGATATAAG actttttttgttgaATCAGTATGTGTAGATCCAGAGGTCATTGCTGCAAACATTGTG caagTGAAGCTGGGTAGTCCTGACTATGTTGATTGTAGTAATGATGAAGCAACAGAAGACTTCATGAAAAGAATAGAGTGCTACAAGAACTCGTATGAGACATTAGATGAAACTCTTGACAA GGATCTTTCTTACATTAAAATTATGGATGTTGGAAGGAGTTACCTTGTGAACAGAGTAATGGATCACATTCAGAGTCGGATTGTCTACTACCTCATGAATATCCATGTGACTCCTCGGTCAATCTACCTCTGTCGACATGGAGAAAGTGAACTCAATCTGAAAGGGAGAATAGGAGGAGATCCTGGACTGTCTGTCAGGGGGAAAGAA tttgccAAAAGCTTGGCACAGTTTATTAATGAGCAAAATATCAAAGATCTGAAAGTTTGGACCAGCCAGATGAAAAGGACAATTCAGACTGCTGAAGCCTTGGGTGTGCCTTATGAGCAGTGGAAGGTTTTGAATGAGATAGATGCA GGAGTGTGTGAAGAAATGACATatgaagaaatacaggaaaattatCCGCTTGAATTTGCACTGAGAGACCAAGATAAATACAGATACAGATACCCTAAAGGAGAG TCCTACGAAGATCTTGTTCAGAGACTGGAGCCGGTAATTATGGAACTTGAAAGGCAGGAAAATGTGCTTGTCATATGTCACCAAGCTGTCATGCGCTGTTTGCTCGCATATTTTCTTGACAAGCCTGCAG AACAACTGCCTTACCTGAAGTGCCCGCTGCATACTGTCTTAAAGCTAACCCCGGTGGCTTATG GATGTAAAGTAGAATCTATATTCCTGAATGTTGAAGctgtaaacacacacagagataaaCCTGAg